GTGCCAGGAACCGGGTCGAACTGGCCATGTGGGCCTACGAGACGAACCGCATGAGGTAGGCCGGAGCCCAGGCGATCGCCGCTGGGATCCGGCCGGTTCCAGGAGGAACGGCACATGCGCGCTCGCGCATGTGCCGCCGACCGGCTCTGGGTGGACTACTTGGTGATGGTGACGTCCTTGATGATGACCGGCAGCTTGGGTGCGTTGGAGCCCTCGCCGCGGACGTCGGCCATGGGGTCGCCGTTGAAGGGGATGATGCCACCCTTGGCGATCTTGTCCACGACGTCCATGCCTTCCTTGACCACACCGAACGGCGTGTACGCGGCCCCCGCCGCGGTGAGCTGGGTGTTCTCGTCGGAGAACGAGATCCAGAACTGGCTGCCGTTGGAGTTGGCGTCGTCGCCGCCTTGGGCCATCGCCACCGTGCCGCGCGTGTACGGCATGCCGCCGAGGTTCTCGTCCTCGAACAGGTAACCGGGGCCGCCTGTGCCGTCGTCGGCGGTCTTGCCGTCGGCCTTGGCCAGCGGGTCGCCGCACTGGAGCATGCCGAGGCCGGTGGTCTCCACGGTGGCCAGGCGGTGGCAGCGGGTGCCGTCGAAGTAGTTCTTCTTGGCCAGGAACTCGAAGGAGTTGACCGTGCAGGGAGCCGCGGCGGTGGCCAGTTCGATGACGATCTTGCCCTGGTTGGTGTCGATCGTCATGAACTTCGCCTTGAGGTCCGGCTTGGTGGGGGGCATGCCCACCTTCTTGGCCGGCAGGCCGCTGTCGTCCTTGCGGTAGGAGCAGGTGATCTTGGCGGGGTCGGCCGGCGCGGCCGAGGCGCCGGGGTCCACGGCCGGCGCGGACGCGGCCCCGGAGGCGGACGGGTCGGCGGCGGCCCGGTTACCGGGGTCGTCTCCTCCGCCGCCGAGCAACGTGGTGGCGGCGACGATGCCGCCGGCGACGAGGACCACGCCGAGACCGGCGCCGATGATGACGTTCCGCCGTCCGGACGGTGGCTGCTTGGCGCGCTCTTCCTGCCGCTCGCGGTGCTCCCGTGCCAGCTGGGTCTGGCGATCCACGTCGGTCACGGTATGCCTTCCATTTGCGGATTGATGACTTCAGATGCTCGGGAATCGTACCGGCCTTTGCCTCAGGACCGCATAAACATGAACTTCCCCCACCTGTGGGACGTACCTCCTCGTACCAGATGCTTGACCCGAGGAATGTCCACTCCGGTACTTTCTTACGGTGTCCTGACGCCGCGTCCGCCATCGTGGGCCCACATGGCCCGCGGGGGCGGGCACGAGCCGGGCCCGCCGTGCACCCACACCAGAACCAACAGGCGGCTCAGCGCGTATACATGGACGAACCGCCACCCCGACAGGAGCCACGCAACGATGTTCGACCAGATATTCGGCCTGCCCGCGCACCCGCTGATCGTCCACACGGCCGTCATCTTCATCCCCCTGCTCGCCGTAGGTTCTGTGGTGTTCGGCGTCGTCCCGCGGCTGCGTCCGCGGCTCGGCTGGGCCGTCGTGCTGCTCGCCGTCGTGTCGCCGATCGCGGCGTTCGTGGCCAAGGAGAGCGGCGAGGCGTTGTTCGAGAGGAACTTCGGCGGCCAGGCCCCCGACAGCCCGGCCGGCGCCGCGCTGGACGAGCACATGAGCTACGCCAACCCGCTGCTGCTCAGCGCGCTCGGGCTCGGGGTGGCGGCGCTGCTGCTCGTGTACTCCTCGCTGCGGCTCGGCAAGACCGTCACCGCGATCCTCACCGTGGTGACCGTGGTGCTCGCCGTCGTCGCCGCCTACTACACCGTGCGGTCCGGCCACACCGGCGCCATCGCCGTCTGGAGCTGACGGCGCCTGGCCGCAGGGGCCGTGACGGCGGGTAGTGTCGGCCCGTGGAGAGTTTGTTCGACGCGGCGGCGGAGGAGGCCCACCGGGGCCAGGAGCCGCTCGCGGTCCGCATGCGGCCACGCGGCCTCTCCGAGGTCATCGGCCAGCGGCACCTCCTCGGGCCCGGCACCCCGCTGCGGCGGCTGGTGGAGAGCGACGCACCCATGTCGCTGTTCCTGTGGGGCCCGCCCGGCACCGGCAAGACCACCCTGGCGTACGTCGTGGCCGGCGCGACCAAGAGGCGCTTCGTCGAGGTCTCCGCCGTGTCGGCGGGTGTCAAGGAGGTCCGCGGGGCCATCGACCAGGCCAGACGCGACCTCGGCATGACCGGACGCCAGACCGTGCTGTTCGTCGACGAGGTCCACCGGTTCAACAAGGCACAGCAGGACGCGCTGCTGCCTGCCGTGGAGAACCGCTGGGTGACCTTCATCGGCGCCACCACCGAGAACCCGTTCTTCTCGGTCATCTCGCCGCTGCTGTCCCGCTCGCTGCTGCTGACCTTGGAGCCGCTGTCGGAGGACGACGTGCGCGCGGTGCTGGACCGCGCCGTACAGGACCCGCGCGGCCTCGGCGGCCGGGTGACCCTGGCCCCGGAGGCGGCCGAGCACCTGGTCAGGCTCGCGGGTGGCGACGCGCGCCGCTCGCTGACCTACCTGGAGGCGGCGGCCCTCATCACCGACGCGGGTGAGATCACCGTCGAGACGGTCGAGAAGGCCGTGGACAAGGCCGCGGTCCGCTACGACCGCCAGGGCGACCAGCACTACGACGTGGTCAGCGCGTTCATCAAGAGCATGCGCGGCTCCGACGCCGACGCCGCGCTGCACTACCTGGCCCGCATGATCGAGGCCGGCGAGGACCCCCGGTTCATCGCGCGCCGCATCGTCATCTTCTCCTCCGAGGACGTCGGCATGGCCGACCCCACCTGTCTTCAGGTGGCGGTCGCCGCCGCGCAGGCCGTCCAGATGATCGGCCTCCCCGAGGCCTCCATCAACCTGGCCCACGCCGTCATCCACTGCGCGCTGGCCCCGAAGTCCAACGCCGTCGTGAAGGCCATCGGCGCCGCCGCCGCCGACGTGCGCCGCGGCGACATCGGCCAGGTCCCCGCGCACCTGAGGGACGCGCACTACGCGGGAGCCGCCAAGCTCTCCCACGGCAAGGACTACAAGTACCCCCACGACTTCGAGCACGCGCTGGTCCGCCAGGAGTACGCACCCGACCGCCTGCGCGACCGCCGCTACTACGAGCCGACCCGCCACGGGGCCGAGGCCCAGACGGCCGGCCGGTGGGCCAGGATCCGCGACTTCCTCCGCGGCGGCTCCTGACCACCGTCCGCACGCTCCGGGCCGGTCACGGGGAAGGCCGGGGAACGGCGCGCGGCGGCGAGGCAGGCACGGGAGCGCGATAGGGTCTTGACCATCCCATCCGCCCCGAGCCGGGTCGCGTACCGCCGGGCCGTTCATCGAGGGGACGCACCGACATGCTGACCGCGGGAGAGGTCGCCGGCCTCATCGTCGCTCTGTTCTGGGCGATCCTTGTCTGTTTTCTCGCCATGGTGCTGGTGAAGCTGGCACGGCTCATCGACCGGACGTCACGATCGGTGGCCGACCTCAGCGAGCGGGTCGTCCCGCTGCTCGAGGACGTCAGCCTGACCGTGGCCGAGACCAACCGGCAGCTCGTCGCGGTCGAGGCGATCGCGGGGAACATGCGCGAGGCCAGCGGCAACGTCGCCAAGGTCACCGGGGTGGCCTCCACGCTGTTCGCCACCCCCCTGATCAAGGCCTCCGCGCTCGTCCACGGCGTACGCGGCGCCTTCTCGGCCCGCCGCAGGGCCGCCGCGCTCCCGAGAGGAAGGCGGCAGCCGTGATCCGCGCGCTGATCCGACGCCTGTTCTGGTTCGCCCTCGGCGCGTACGCCGCCGTCTGGACGATGCGTAAGCTTCAGGCGTTGAAGCCCGACCACATCGCGCGCCGCACGGCGGGCCACGCGGCCGGGCTGGTGGCCGAGGCCCGCTGGTTCGCCGGCGACGTCCGCCGCCTCGCGGCGGCCAGGGAAACCGAGTTGCGTGCGGCCCTCGGCCCCGACACCGTTGGAACGACCCGACAGTCCCACCACCACGACGAAAAGGACGGCCGCTGAGATGGAGTCGGCAGAGATCGCCCGCCGCTTCCTGCGCTTCTTCGAGGAGCGCGGCCACACCGTCGTGCCCTCGGCCAGCCTTGTCGCCGAGGACCCGACGCTGCTGCTGGTCAATGCGGGCATGGTGCCCTTCAAGCCTTACTTCCTCGGACAGAAGAAGCCGCCGTACCCGCGCGCCGCCTCCGTCCAGAAGGTCATGCGCACCCTCGACATCGACGAGGTCGGCAGGACCACCCGCCACGCCAGCTTCTTCCAGATGCTCGGCAACTTCTCCTTCGGCGACTATTTCAAGGAGAAGGCGATCCCGTACGCGTGGGAGCTGCTCACCACCCCCGAGTCCGAGGGCGGCTTCGGCTTCTCCGAGGACCGGCTGTGGGTCACGGTCTTCCACGACGACGAGGAGGCACGCGACATCTGGCACAAGGTCGTCGGCGTGCCGCTGGAGCGCATCCAGAAGCGTGGCCTGGCCGACAACTACTGGCACATGGGGGTGCCGGGCCCCGGCGGTCCCTGCACCGAGATCTACTACGACCGCGGCCCCGAGTACGGCAAGGAAGGCGGCCCCGTAGCGGACGAGAACCGCTACCTGGAGGTCTGGAACAACGTCTTCATGCAGTTCCAGCTCGGCGCCGTCCGCAGCAAGATCGACTTCGACGTGCAGGGCGAGCTGCCGGCCAAGAGCGTGGACACCGGCATGGGCCTGGAGCGCATGGCGGCCATCCTGCAGGGTGTCGACAACATCTACGAGATCGACACCACCTACAAGATCCTCGACAGGGCCGCGGAGCTGACCCGCTCGCGGTACGGCCGCGACGCGCGGGCCGACGTCTCGCTGCGCGTGGTCGCCGACCACATGCGCGCCGGCGTCATGCTGGTCGGCGACGGCGTGCTGCCCTCCAACGAGGGCCGGGGGTACGTCCTGCGGCGCATGCTGCGCCGCGCGATCCGCAACCTGCGCCTGCTCGGCGCGGGGGAGGAGCGCTACATGCACGAGCTCACCTCCGTCACCATCGACGTCATGGGTGAGCAGTACCCCGACCTGCGCGCCGACGCGGCCAACATCCACACGGTGATCGACGCCGAGGAGACCTCCTTCCTCGGCACCCTGCGCACCGGCACCGCGATCTTCGACGCGGCGGTCGAGGAGACCAAGCGCAAGGGTGTCGAGGTGCTCGCGGGCAGCCAGGCGTTCCAGCTCCACGACACCTACGGCTTCCCGATCGACCTCACCCTGGAGATGGCGTCCGAGCAGGGCCTGCAGGTCGACGAGGACGGCTTCCGCCGCCTCATGGACGAGCAGCGGCAGCGGGCCAAGGCCGACTCCGCGGCCAAGAAGACCGGCAACGCCGACATCTCGGTGCTCGGCGAGCTGCTCGACCGCGCGGGCAAGGTCGACTTCCTCGGCTACGACCAGACGGTCGCCGAGGGCTCGGTCATCGGCCTGCTCGTGGACGGCGCGCCGGTCCCGGCGGCAGGCGCCGGCGCCACCGTCGAGGTCGTGCTCGACCGCACCCCGTTCTACGCCGAGGGCGGCGGCCAGCTCGCCGACCAGGGGACGATCCGGACCGGCGGCGCGCGGGTCGAGATCACCGACGTGCAGTCGCCGTTCGCGGGTCTCGTCGTGCACCGCGGCAAGGTCGCCGAGGGCGAGATCCGCGTCGGCGACTCCGCGCAGGCCGAGATCGACATCGAGCGGCGCCGCGCCATCTCACGCAGCCACACCGCGACCCACCTGGTGCACCGCGGCTTCCGCAACGCGCTCGGCGAGACCGCGGCGCAGGCGGGCTCGGAGAACTCCCCGGGCCGGTTCCGCTTCGACTTCACCGCGGCCGGCGCCGTGGCGCCGAGCGTGCTGCGCGACGTCGAGGACGAGGTCAACGCGATCCTGATCAACGACCTGCAGGTGCACGCCTACCACACCTCGCTGAGCGAGGCGCGGTCCATGGGGGCACTGGCGCTGTTCGGCGAGAAGTACGGCGACGAGGTGCGCATCGTCGAGGTCGGCGACTACTCCCGCGAGCTGTGCGGCGGCACCCACGTCGCGAGCTCCGGGCAGCTCGGCCTGGTCAAGGTGCTCGGCGAGTCGTCCATCGGCGCCGGCGTGCGCCGCGTCGAGGCCCTGGTCGGCCTGGACGCGTTCCGCTTCCTCGCGCGTGAGAGCGTGCTGGTCGCGCAGCTGTCCGAGCAGCTCAAGGCGCGCCGCGAGGAGCTCCCCGAGCGGGTCGAGGGCATCGTGACCCGCCTGCGCACGGCCGAGCGCGAGCTGGAGCGCCTGCGTTCCGCGCAGGTCCTCGCCGTCGCCGGTGAGCTCGCCGCGGCGGCGCGCGACGTCAGCGGGGTCTCGGTGGTCACCCACCGCGCGCCGGACGGGACTTCCCCTGATGACCTGCGTAAACTCGCTCTCGACGTGCGTGGCAGATTCCCCGGCGACCGCGCCGCGATGGTCGTGATCGCCGGTGTGCCCGCCGACAGGCCCGTCGTGGTCGCCGCGGTCAACGAGGCGGGACGCGGCCGGGGACTCAAGGCCGGGCGACTGGTCGGCGTCGCCGCCAAGGCACTTGGGGGTGGCGGTGGCGGCAAGGACGACGTCGCGCAAGGCGGCGGCACACGGCCCGAGGCGATCGACGACGCGCTCACGGCCGTCACCCGGGCCGCCGGGGAAGCACTCACCTGACCGTGGCCTGGCCGGGACGCGGGGGAGCGTCGCCGTGAGGCGAGGGGTACGGCTCGGCGTGGACGTCGGGTCGGTCCGGGTCGGCGTGGCGCGCAGCGACCCTTCGGGGCTGCTCGCCACGCCGGTCGAGACGGTGCGGCGCGGCCGGGGAGACCTCGCCAGGATCGCCGCCATCGCCGCCGAGCACGAGGCCGTCGAGGTCGTCGTCGGGCTGCCGACGTCGCTGTCGGGCCGGGAGAGCCACGCGGCGGCGGCGGCGCGTGAGTTCGCCGCACGGCTCGCCGCACGGCTGGCCCCGACGCCGGTGCGGCTGTACGACGAGCGGCTGACCACGGTGTCCGCGCAGGCGGACCTGCGCTCCAGCGGCGTACGCGCCAGGAACCAGCGGGACGTCATCGACCAGGCCGCCGCGGTCGTGCTGCTGCAGGCCGCACTGGACGCCGAGCGCGCCTCCGGCCTGCCGCCGGGCCGGCCCGCCGAGCCGCCGGGACCACGTCCCGGCGGGGAATCGAGCACCGGGCCCGCGAGGTGACCGGTCCCGCCGCCCCGCACGGCGGCGACGACGAGGACGCGGCCCCGCACGACGGCGGAGCCCGTGGCGACGAGGTCCCCGGTGACGAGTCCCGTGGTGAGGATGACGGCCTGTTCGCGTTCGGCGCGCCGGACGAGGGGGACGATGAGCGGGTCACCGGCCGGCGGGGACGGCGCGCGGTGGTGGCGGTCCTCGTGGGGCTCGGGGTGGTGGCCGCCGGGGTGGTGACGGCGGCGGTGACAGTGGTGCGTCCCTATTTCGTCCCCGCCGACTTCGACGGCAAGGGGACGGGGACCGTCGTGGTCGAGGTGCCGGCGGGGATGTCGGCGGGAGAGATCGGGGATGTGCTGGAACGTGCCGGGGTGGTGGCCAGCCGCAGAGCGTTCACGCGGGTGGTGGACGAGCGGGGCAAGGCCGGCACGCTGCGGCCGGGGTCCTACCGGCTGCGCAAGGAGATGGCGGCCGCGGCGGCGCTCGACCTGATGCTGGAGTCGCGGTCACGGGTCAGGAAACGGGTCACGTTGCCGGAGGGGTTGCGCGCCTCGGAGACGGTGGCGCGGCTCGCCAAGGGGTCGGGGCTGCCGCTCGCCGAGCTGGCGGCGCTCACGGCGGCGCCTGCGGCGCTCGGGCTGCCGCCGTACGCGGACGGCGTGGCCGAGGGCTTCCTGTTCCCCGCCACCTACGACGTGGAGCCGAAGACGACGCCGCGTGACCTGATGCGGGCCCTGGTGCGCCGGTTCGAGCGGGCCGCGGCCTCGATGGGGCTGGAGGCCGGTGCGGCCCGGGTGCGGCTGACGCCGCGGCAGGTGGTGGTGGTGGCGAGCATCGTGCAGGCCGAAGGCGGTTCCGAGGCCGACTACCCCAAGATCGCGAGGGTCGTCTACAATCGCCTCGCCTCCGGTGCCAAGCTCGAGATGGACAGCACGGTGATGTACGGCCTGGGCAAGCACGGCATCGTGGCGTCACACGCCGAGATCAAGCGCGACACCCCGTACAACACGTATCTCCATCGCGGGCTGCCTCCCGGTCCCATCGCCAACCCCGGCGAAGCGGCGCTTCGTGCGGCGCTTTATCCGGCGAAGGGTGATTGGTACTGGTTCGTCACGGTTGATCCGGAGCGTAGAATCACCAAATTCACTGACAAAGAGAGTGAGTTTGTGAAACTCCGCGAAGAGCTGCACTCCCGTCTGGGGCGGCACTGATGCCCGCCTCCCGGCGGGAGGTCCCCGCCGGGGCGGCACCACGGTCGCACGGCACGCGTCCCGTCACGCGTGCCGCCGTCCCGCCTGTCCTCCCGACCGCGTCATGCCGGGCTTGTCACACCAATTCATGGCACCCGCTTGACGGCGACCGGGTCCGCCGGGGAGATTGGCGAGCGCATCTATGAGCGACATGGACCTAGACCATCTGCTGGGTGCCGAGGACGACGAAGGTCCCCGGCGCGGTTCCCGCAGCTCCAGGGCCGGTCGCAGCCGCAGCAGGCGACGTCAGCGCAGGCAGCGCCGCAAGGGGTACGCCGCCTTCCTCCTCGCGATGATCATCATCGTCGGCGTGGTCGGCGCCGGCGGTTACTACGGCTACACCTGGATCCGCGGCGTCACCACCGTCAAGGACTACACCGGCCAGGGTTCCGGCGAGGTCGTCGTGACCATCAAGGAGGGCCAGTCCGCGGGAGACGTGGCGCAGACCCTGGTCGACCAGGGAGTGGTCGCCAGCGAGCGTGCCTTCATCAACGCGATCGGCGCCGCCGGCAAGAGCGCCTCGCTCCAGCCCGGCGAGTACAAGCTGCGCAAGGGCATGGCCGCGGCGCAGGCCGTGCCGCTGCTCGACCCCGAGCTGCGCCTGAAGACCACGCTCACCCTGCGCGAGGGCCTGCGGCTGTCCCAGGTGTACGAGCAGCTCTCCACCGCGACCGGCCGCTCCGTGAAGGAGTTCCAGGCCGCCGCCAAGGACGCCAAGGGCCTCGGCCTGCCGTCCTACGCCAGAGGCAGGCTGGAGGGCTTCGCCTTCCCCGCGACCTATGAGGTCTCGCCGCGCACCTCCCCCGAAGAGCTGCTCGGGGCCATGGTGGAGCGGTTCGACCGCGCCGCCGACGACGCGGGCCTGGTCGCCGGAGCCCGCCGGGTGGGTCTCACCCCCCTGCAGGTCATCACGGTGGCCAGCATCGTGCAGGCCGAGTCCGGCAAGTACGAGGACATGCCGAAGGTCGCCAGGGTCATCTACAACCGGCTGAACCGCGACCCGCAGATGAAGCTCCAGATGGACAGCACGGTGATGTACGGCCTCGGCGAGTACGGCATCGCGGCCACCCACGAGCAGCTCAAGAGCAAGTCGCCGTACAACACCTACGCGCGGCTCGGCCTGCCGCCGGGTCCGATCGGCAACCCCGGCGACCACGCCATCGAGGCCGCGCTGAACCCCGCCGAGGGCCCCTGGCTGTACTTCGTGACGGTGGACCCCAAGAAGAAGATCACCAAGTTCACCGACTCGGAGGCGGAGTTCTTCAAGCTGGCAGAGGAGTTCAACCGCAGCCAGGACGGCGGCTGATGGAGCGCAGGGCCGCCGTTCTCGGCTCCCCGATCGCTCACTCGCTGTCCCCGGCGCTGCACCGCGCGGCGTACGACGCGATCGGCCTGCGCGGGTGGCGCTACGACGCGATCGAGTGCGACGAGCAGGGCCTGCCCGGGCTGCTCGCGGGGCTCGGCCCCGAGTGGGCCGGGCTGTCGCTGACCATGCCGCTCAAGCGCGCCGTGCTGCCGCTGCTCGACACCGTGTCCGACCTCGCGGCCGCGGTCGGCGGCGTCAACACCGTGGTGCTGTCCGGCGGCGCGCGGCACGGCCACAACACCGACGTGCACGGCATCGTGGCGGCCCTCGCCGACGAGGGGGTCACCGCACCCCGCTCGGCCGCGGTGCTCGGCGGCGGCGCCACCGCCGCGTCGGCGCTCGGCGCGCTGCGCGAGATGGGCCTGCGCGAGGCCGTGCTCGTGGTCAGGGACCGCTCGCGTGCCGGGGAGACCGAGCAGGTCGCCGAACGCCTCGGCGTCACGCTGAAGGTGTGCTCCTTCGCCGGCCTCGGCGCGCTCGGCACCGACCTGGTGATCTCCACGTTGCCTCCCGGCGCGGCCGACCAGGTCACCGATCTGGTCCGCGGCGTCCCCGCGGTGTTCGACGTGGTGTACGCGCCGTGGCCGACGTCGCTCGCGCACGCGGCGGCGCAGGCGGGTGCCACCGTGATCGGCGGCTTCGGCATGCTCGTCCACCAGGCCGTCCGCCAGGTGGAGCTGTACACCGGCCGCACCGGCGTCCCCGTCCCACCGGTCCGCGCCGGCGGCGAGGCCGAGATCCTGCGCCGCGCGTCCCTCACCCGCTGAGACCCCCACCGGGGGGAATGTTTCGGTTCACGGTGGAGGTTGTGATAGTGTTGCTGCTTGATCGGTCCGGCATGCCTGCTGGACGCGCAAGCGGAGGGCTGCCTCCCACCTGATCGGCCGAGAGGCCGGCGGGTCAAGGATCACTCCGGAACCTTCTCCGGGGGTTTCCGCGGTCGGCGGACCGTGGATCCCAGTGGCCCCGCATGCGCGACGTGTGGGGCCTTTTCGCTTGTGAGCGCGAAGGGCCCAGGCACGGTCGAGCGAGCAGACGCGGCGACGAACCGGCACCTAGGAGGTCCCATCAGCACTGAACCCCGCATCAACGAGCGTATTCGCGTGCCCGAGGTCCGTCTCGTCGGTCCGAACGGCGAGCAGGTCGGCATCGTCTCCATCGGTGACGCGCTGAAGCTGGCTCAGGAGGCCGATCTCGATCTGGTCGAGGTCGCCGCCACGGCCCGGCCGCCCGTGTGCAAGCTCATGGACTACGGCAAGTTCAAGTACGAGTCCGCCATGAAGGCACGTGAGGCACGCCGCAACCAGGCGCACACGATCATCAAGGAGATCAAGCTCCGGCCCAAGATCGACCCGCACGACTACGAGACCAAGAAGGGTCACGTCGTGCGGTTCCTCAAAGCGGGGGACAAGGTCAAGGTCACGATCATGTTCCGCGGACGCGAGCAGTCGCGTCCGGAGCTGGGCTTCCGGCTCCTGCAGCGGCTGGCGGAGGACGTCACCGAGCTCGGTTTCGTCGAGTCCCAGCCCAAGCAGGACGGCCGTAACATGATCATGGTGATCGGGCCGCACAAGAAGAAGGCCGAGGCCAAGGCAGAGCGTGCCGCGGCCCGCGCACGGCCCGCCGGGTCGGAGCACGCCGAGGCGGCGGGCCCCGAACTGGAGCACGCGGAGTCGGAGCAGAGCGATTGACCTTCCCCGTCTGACGACACGACGGGGCACGGCTGGAGACCGTACCGGGTCAGGACCTTACGTCGGCATGCGCTCGACTGGGATAGCTTGACCCGGGACATCGGCAAGGACGAATGAGGAGAGACGGCTGACATGCCGAAGATGAAGACGCACAGCGGTGCGAAGAAGCGGTTCCGCCTCAGCGGAAGCGGAAAGATCATGCGCCGTCGAGCCAACCGTGCGCACTACAACGAGCACAAGTCGTCCACGCTGACCCGCCGTCTCGCTCCCGAGGTCGTCATGTCCGCCGCCGACACGAAGAAGATCAAGAAGCTGCTCGGCAAGTAACCGAACCCCCGGGGAGATATCACCATGGCACGCGTAAAGCGGGCGCTCAACGCCAAGAAGAAGCGCCGCGTCGTCCTCGAGCGGGCGAGTGGTTACCGCGGTCAGCGATCCAGGCTGTACCGCAAGGCCAAGGAGCAGATGCTCCACTCCTTGACCTACGCCTACCGCGACCGCAAGGACAAGAAGGGTGCCTTCCGGCGCCTGTGGATCCAGCGGATCAACGCGGCGGCACGGGCCAACGGCATCACGTACAACCGTTTCATCCAGGGCCTGAAGGCCGCCGGCATCGAGGTCGACCGCAAGATCCTCGCCGACCTCGCCGTCAACGACGCCACCGCGTTCGCCGCGCTCGCCGAGGCGGCGCGCAAGGCGCTCCCGGCGGACGTCAACGCGCCGGTGGCGGGCTGAACCACCGCCCGTCCGAGGCACAGGCACGCCGTCCCACGGTGAACGGCCCGCTCTCCAGCCGGGAGCGGGCCGTTCACTTGTTCACACCCTCGCCGAGCGGGGCCCGTCAGGGGAGCACATGGCCGTACCGGAGCTGACCAACACCAAGTCCCCGCGGGTCAAGGCCGCCAAGCGCCTCGCCAAGCGTGCCTTCCGCGAGCGCGACCGCGCCTTCCTCGCCGAAGGGCCGCAGGCGGTGCGCGAGGCCCTGTCCTCACCTGGCGTCGTCACCGAGCTGTTCGCCACGGCGGACGCCGAGGCGCGCCACGGCGACATCGTCGCGGCGGCGCGCGCGGCCGGGGTGCCGGTGTTCGGCGCGAGCGGCGAGGTCATGTCCGAGCTGGCCCAGACGGTCACCCCGCAGGGCCTGCTCGCGGTGTGCCGCTTCGTGCACGTGCCGCTCGCCGAGGCCGTCCCGCCGGGCACGGGGCTGGTCGCCGTCCTCACCCACGTGCGCGACCCCGGCAACGCCGGCACGGTGCTGCGCACCGCCGACGCCGCCGGCGCGGACGCCGTGGTGTTCACCGACGCCTCCGTGGACCCCTACAACGGCAAATGCGTGCGCGCCAGCGCCGGCAGCCTGTTCCACCTCCCCGTGGTCACCGGCACGCCGGTGGCGGACGCCGTCGCGCGCCTGAAGTCCGCGGGTCTTCGGGTGTTCGCCGCCGACGGCTCCGCCGAGGGCACCCTGGACGACGTCGACCTGTCGGGGCCGGCGGCCTGGCTGTTCGGCAACGAGGCCTGGGGACTGCCGAAGGACGTGCTGGAGCTGGCCGACGAGGTGGTCCGCGTGCCGATCTACGGTCGCGCCGAGAGCCTGAACCTCGCCA
The window above is part of the Sphaerisporangium rubeum genome. Proteins encoded here:
- the mltG gene encoding endolytic transglycosylase MltG, whose product is MTGPAAPHGGDDEDAAPHDGGARGDEVPGDESRGEDDGLFAFGAPDEGDDERVTGRRGRRAVVAVLVGLGVVAAGVVTAAVTVVRPYFVPADFDGKGTGTVVVEVPAGMSAGEIGDVLERAGVVASRRAFTRVVDERGKAGTLRPGSYRLRKEMAAAAALDLMLESRSRVRKRVTLPEGLRASETVARLAKGSGLPLAELAALTAAPAALGLPPYADGVAEGFLFPATYDVEPKTTPRDLMRALVRRFERAAASMGLEAGAARVRLTPRQVVVVASIVQAEGGSEADYPKIARVVYNRLASGAKLEMDSTVMYGLGKHGIVASHAEIKRDTPYNTYLHRGLPPGPIANPGEAALRAALYPAKGDWYWFVTVDPERRITKFTDKESEFVKLREELHSRLGRH
- the mltG gene encoding endolytic transglycosylase MltG, whose protein sequence is MDLDHLLGAEDDEGPRRGSRSSRAGRSRSRRRQRRQRRKGYAAFLLAMIIIVGVVGAGGYYGYTWIRGVTTVKDYTGQGSGEVVVTIKEGQSAGDVAQTLVDQGVVASERAFINAIGAAGKSASLQPGEYKLRKGMAAAQAVPLLDPELRLKTTLTLREGLRLSQVYEQLSTATGRSVKEFQAAAKDAKGLGLPSYARGRLEGFAFPATYEVSPRTSPEELLGAMVERFDRAADDAGLVAGARRVGLTPLQVITVASIVQAESGKYEDMPKVARVIYNRLNRDPQMKLQMDSTVMYGLGEYGIAATHEQLKSKSPYNTYARLGLPPGPIGNPGDHAIEAALNPAEGPWLYFVTVDPKKKITKFTDSEAEFFKLAEEFNRSQDGG
- a CDS encoding shikimate dehydrogenase; this translates as MERRAAVLGSPIAHSLSPALHRAAYDAIGLRGWRYDAIECDEQGLPGLLAGLGPEWAGLSLTMPLKRAVLPLLDTVSDLAAAVGGVNTVVLSGGARHGHNTDVHGIVAALADEGVTAPRSAAVLGGGATAASALGALREMGLREAVLVVRDRSRAGETEQVAERLGVTLKVCSFAGLGALGTDLVISTLPPGAADQVTDLVRGVPAVFDVVYAPWPTSLAHAAAQAGATVIGGFGMLVHQAVRQVELYTGRTGVPVPPVRAGGEAEILRRASLTR
- the infC gene encoding translation initiation factor IF-3; its protein translation is MSAKGPGTVERADAATNRHLGGPISTEPRINERIRVPEVRLVGPNGEQVGIVSIGDALKLAQEADLDLVEVAATARPPVCKLMDYGKFKYESAMKAREARRNQAHTIIKEIKLRPKIDPHDYETKKGHVVRFLKAGDKVKVTIMFRGREQSRPELGFRLLQRLAEDVTELGFVESQPKQDGRNMIMVIGPHKKKAEAKAERAAARARPAGSEHAEAAGPELEHAESEQSD
- the rpmI gene encoding 50S ribosomal protein L35; amino-acid sequence: MPKMKTHSGAKKRFRLSGSGKIMRRRANRAHYNEHKSSTLTRRLAPEVVMSAADTKKIKKLLGK
- the rplT gene encoding 50S ribosomal protein L20, which translates into the protein MARVKRALNAKKKRRVVLERASGYRGQRSRLYRKAKEQMLHSLTYAYRDRKDKKGAFRRLWIQRINAAARANGITYNRFIQGLKAAGIEVDRKILADLAVNDATAFAALAEAARKALPADVNAPVAG
- a CDS encoding TrmH family RNA methyltransferase, with the protein product MAVPELTNTKSPRVKAAKRLAKRAFRERDRAFLAEGPQAVREALSSPGVVTELFATADAEARHGDIVAAARAAGVPVFGASGEVMSELAQTVTPQGLLAVCRFVHVPLAEAVPPGTGLVAVLTHVRDPGNAGTVLRTADAAGADAVVFTDASVDPYNGKCVRASAGSLFHLPVVTGTPVADAVARLKSAGLRVFAADGSAEGTLDDVDLSGPAAWLFGNEAWGLPKDVLELADEVVRVPIYGRAESLNLATAAAVCLYASARAQRAASPEG